In Candidatus Omnitrophota bacterium, a single window of DNA contains:
- a CDS encoding MBL fold metallo-hydrolase produces the protein MYLQKIKSEGLAHLSYFIGSGNVAAVVDPRRDHDIYERIAANKGMRITHIFETHRNEDYVIGSVSLAERTGARIFHGANMDFQYGTAVSDGETFELESVGLKVLETPGHTFESISIVLYDKKSGEDAVGVFTGDALFIGDVGRTDFFPDRKEEVAGLLHDSIFKKLVPLGEHVIIYPAHGSGSVCGAGLATREFSTIGYEIRNNPMLKMNKEEFIRHKTQEKHPLPPYFKKMEEYNKNGAPEMCGLPLPAPMGAKEFTEAIEKKDMVVIDMRSPEAFAGAFIPGSLAIPLGMFPSYGGWFVSYDKPIGIVVENESQVDTAVRYLLRMGYDNIQAYLDKGLHEWETSGRKFDRVPAVHAEDLVERINRGEELTLLDVRKEGEFESGHLPKAVNIYLGDIEKHLDKVSKDRPVVTFCGSGRRAIIAASILKRNGYDKVEDCLGSIKACSAIGCPIEK, from the coding sequence ATGTATTTACAGAAGATCAAATCGGAAGGCCTAGCCCATCTGTCATATTTTATCGGCAGCGGGAACGTAGCGGCAGTAGTAGATCCGCGCCGCGACCATGATATATATGAACGGATAGCAGCTAATAAGGGTATGCGTATCACTCATATTTTTGAAACGCATCGGAACGAGGATTACGTTATAGGTTCAGTTTCGCTTGCGGAACGTACAGGCGCGCGAATATTTCATGGCGCGAACATGGATTTTCAATATGGTACGGCAGTGTCCGACGGGGAAACTTTCGAACTGGAAAGCGTGGGGTTAAAGGTGCTCGAAACCCCAGGACATACTTTCGAAAGCATTTCGATCGTTCTTTACGATAAAAAATCCGGAGAAGACGCGGTAGGTGTTTTTACGGGTGATGCCCTGTTTATAGGTGATGTGGGAAGGACGGATTTTTTCCCGGACAGAAAAGAAGAAGTTGCCGGGCTTCTTCATGATAGCATTTTTAAAAAACTTGTTCCGCTCGGGGAACACGTTATTATATACCCCGCCCACGGGTCAGGTTCGGTGTGCGGTGCAGGACTGGCGACCCGGGAATTCTCGACTATCGGATACGAAATAAGGAACAACCCGATGCTTAAGATGAATAAAGAGGAGTTCATAAGACATAAAACGCAGGAAAAACATCCCCTGCCGCCATATTTTAAAAAAATGGAGGAGTACAATAAGAATGGGGCTCCTGAGATGTGCGGGCTTCCGTTACCGGCACCTATGGGTGCGAAAGAGTTCACGGAAGCTATCGAAAAGAAGGATATGGTAGTTATAGATATGCGCAGTCCTGAAGCTTTTGCGGGAGCGTTCATTCCCGGAAGTCTGGCCATTCCTCTGGGGATGTTCCCTTCTTATGGAGGTTGGTTCGTTTCATATGACAAGCCGATCGGAATTGTCGTCGAGAACGAGAGCCAGGTAGATACGGCCGTAAGATACCTGCTGAGGATGGGATATGATAATATACAGGCATATCTGGATAAAGGCCTGCACGAGTGGGAAACGAGCGGACGCAAATTCGACAGAGTGCCTGCTGTTCACGCTGAAGACCTGGTAGAAAGGATAAATAGGGGGGAGGAGCTTACTCTTCTTGATGTCAGGAAGGAAGGTGAATTCGAATCCGGTCATCTTCCAAAGGCAGTAAATATTTATTTGGGGGATATCGAAAAACATCTGGATAAGGTATCTAAAGATCGTCCTGTGGTTACCTTCTGCGGAAGCGGCAGACGGGCTATTATAGCCGCGTCAATATTAAAGAGAAACGGTTACGATAAGGTTGAGGACTGTCTGGGGTCGATCAAAGCATGTTCCGCCATAGGTTGTCCGATAGAAAAATAA
- a CDS encoding YeeE/YedE family protein — MMKWLTMDMWSPYVTGSLIGVLSWITFLISNKALGVSTAYVRTCGLIEKKLDNNVEKKNEYYRKYSPSIDWEWMLVAGLILGAFLSSKLSGVFALDWVPGRWEASFGNTPLLRWAAAFIGAIIMQVGARWAGGCTSGHGISGTLQLAVSSWIAVICFFITGVLTAHIIYALF; from the coding sequence ATGATGAAGTGGTTGACAATGGATATGTGGTCTCCTTATGTGACGGGCAGTTTGATAGGGGTTTTGAGCTGGATAACATTTCTTATTTCGAACAAGGCATTGGGGGTGTCCACGGCTTATGTCAGGACCTGTGGTCTTATTGAGAAAAAATTGGATAACAATGTTGAGAAAAAGAACGAATATTACCGGAAATATTCCCCATCGATAGATTGGGAATGGATGCTCGTCGCCGGACTTATATTAGGAGCTTTTCTATCTTCCAAATTATCCGGGGTTTTTGCTCTCGATTGGGTGCCCGGCCGCTGGGAAGCGTCTTTTGGTAATACGCCTTTACTGCGTTGGGCCGCGGCCTTCATCGGCGCGATTATAATGCAGGTAGGAGCGCGGTGGGCGGGTGGTTGTACCAGCGGGCACGGCATAAGCGGCACATTACAGCTGGCCGTAAGCAGTTGGATAGCCGTTATATGTTTTTTTATCACTGGTGTTTTAACGGCTCATATTATATACGCATTATTTTAA
- a CDS encoding YeeE/YedE family protein, which yields MKLENSNKKMLQLLMGFLFGICFGFLLQKGGVTRYDVMIGQLLLEDFRVIKIMLSAILVGMWGIYFLKKAALVELHIKPGAIGSSLIGGLVFGVGMGILGYCPGTVSGAAAQGNLDALFGGIAGLLAGSWIFSRIFPSLNGKILHIGDFGKKNLPEILHIPEWAAMSAVTVVIIGFVILLETNNIPGLLGK from the coding sequence ATGAAACTAGAAAATAGTAATAAAAAAATGTTACAGCTTTTAATGGGCTTTTTATTCGGTATCTGTTTCGGATTTCTTCTTCAAAAAGGAGGTGTTACCCGTTATGACGTGATGATAGGGCAATTGCTTCTTGAAGATTTCCGGGTGATAAAGATAATGCTTTCAGCGATCCTTGTAGGTATGTGGGGCATATATTTTTTGAAAAAAGCAGCTCTTGTGGAGTTGCACATCAAGCCCGGCGCGATCGGGTCTTCCTTGATCGGTGGTCTTGTGTTCGGGGTAGGTATGGGAATTCTAGGTTATTGCCCCGGAACCGTATCCGGGGCAGCTGCACAGGGCAATCTGGACGCGCTATTTGGAGGTATAGCCGGGCTATTAGCCGGATCCTGGATATTTTCGAGAATTTTTCCTTCACTGAACGGGAAAATATTGCACATAGGTGATTTCGGCAAAAAAAACTTGCCAGAGATATTGCATATCCCGGAGTGGGCGGCTATGTCAGCGGTAACAGTTGTAATTATAGGGTTTGTTATCCTTTTAGAAACAAATAATATTCCCGGATTGCTGGGGAAGTAA
- a CDS encoding radical SAM protein, with translation MIDPLKKRYRFRIVDPAYPAFNVYSFNAGRTTPLGPVCVATAVNKMERWGAEVIDENNLRRYGPKSGSGGADHEFLQKLRPADVVGLYGGLTSTIPRLYEIAKFYKNKGITTIAGGHHFVDETIEEALSSGVDYIVIGEGEETIKELLRTLMKKGDLAKVQGIVYKQNGEIIRTPARKPITDFDRLPLPDFSLVRCAKIVVYPVGRIRGCGMDCEFCAVKGKPRCASVERLMEQITNVVETTKAKKFFVVDDLFGQQRSETIRFCNMLRDYQKAIGVRLDVGVQIRLDMAKDTELLSAMRQAGISFIAIGYESPIEEELKVMKKHLDPEEMLYLTKIFRKAGFLIHGMFIFGYPMKAGVDFKMSEKERVKRFEQFINKARLDTVQVMLPIPLPGTQLRERLKSENRIYPIEDVGWEYYDGNFPVFHPDEPMTSKEMQKSTMEIMRGIFRFKNMFMVGINVLLTPGIILSPHNIKHGWRRWYRFWRQSLVRFGGWILMKKWSKAFYKGDFLDKLISAEKRLVKH, from the coding sequence ATGATCGATCCGTTAAAGAAAAGATACAGATTCAGGATAGTAGATCCGGCTTACCCGGCGTTTAATGTCTATTCGTTCAATGCTGGTAGGACAACCCCTTTAGGACCCGTGTGCGTGGCGACTGCGGTTAATAAGATGGAAAGATGGGGCGCAGAAGTTATTGATGAAAATAATCTCAGGAGGTATGGTCCCAAATCCGGATCGGGTGGCGCGGATCATGAGTTCTTGCAAAAATTAAGGCCCGCGGATGTTGTGGGACTTTACGGGGGGCTTACGAGCACGATCCCCAGGCTTTATGAAATAGCTAAATTTTACAAAAATAAAGGAATAACAACCATTGCCGGGGGGCACCATTTTGTTGACGAGACCATTGAAGAAGCTCTTTCATCGGGCGTTGATTACATAGTTATAGGCGAAGGGGAAGAGACCATAAAAGAACTTTTACGAACCCTTATGAAAAAAGGTGATCTGGCAAAAGTGCAGGGTATAGTTTACAAGCAGAACGGTGAGATAATCCGTACGCCGGCAAGAAAACCCATAACCGATTTCGACAGATTACCTTTACCTGATTTCTCTTTAGTGAGGTGCGCAAAGATAGTGGTGTATCCTGTCGGGAGAATAAGAGGGTGTGGTATGGATTGCGAGTTCTGCGCAGTTAAGGGAAAACCAAGATGTGCTTCCGTGGAAAGATTAATGGAACAAATAACAAATGTTGTCGAAACGACAAAGGCAAAGAAATTTTTTGTAGTTGATGATCTTTTTGGCCAGCAAAGGTCCGAAACCATCAGGTTTTGTAATATGCTGAGAGATTATCAAAAGGCCATAGGCGTAAGACTGGATGTCGGTGTGCAGATAAGATTAGACATGGCAAAGGATACTGAGCTTCTTTCCGCGATGCGCCAGGCAGGGATCAGTTTTATAGCTATTGGGTATGAGTCGCCGATTGAAGAGGAACTAAAGGTCATGAAAAAACATCTTGATCCTGAAGAGATGCTTTATCTTACAAAGATATTCCGCAAAGCAGGATTCTTGATACATGGAATGTTTATTTTCGGATATCCAATGAAGGCAGGTGTTGATTTTAAGATGTCGGAAAAGGAGAGAGTAAAACGTTTTGAACAATTTATTAATAAAGCACGACTCGATACTGTTCAAGTCATGTTGCCTATACCGCTTCCGGGTACCCAGTTAAGGGAAAGACTTAAAAGCGAGAACAGGATATATCCTATTGAAGATGTAGGCTGGGAATATTATGATGGCAACTTCCCCGTTTTTCATCCCGACGAACCCATGACATCTAAAGAGATGCAGAAGTCAACAATGGAAATAATGAGAGGGATCTTCCGTTTTAAGAATATGTTTATGGTGGGGATAAATGTTCTATTGACTCCAGGGATAATTCTTTCTCCCCATAATATAAAACATGGATGGCGAAGATGGTATCGTTTTTGGAGGCAGTCTCTGGTTAGATTTGGGGGATGGATTTTGATGAAAAAATGGTCAAAAGCTTTCTATAAAGGCGACTTTTTAGATAAGTTAATATCAGCAGAAAAACGTTTAGTAAAACACTGA
- a CDS encoding Rrf2 family transcriptional regulator, with amino-acid sequence MKLTTKSEYALLALIHLARRKDNGYVKMEEIGEKYDLSKKYLIQIFNALRQSRYIKTRRGANGGFMLAKKPEKISLAEVVRLMDGALAPTLSVSKYFFESNPLEKENKVINVMKEIRDYVSKKVESIKISDLL; translated from the coding sequence ATGAAGCTGACTACAAAGAGTGAGTACGCCTTATTGGCATTGATCCATCTTGCCAGGAGAAAGGACAACGGATATGTGAAGATGGAAGAAATAGGAGAGAAGTATGATCTTTCCAAAAAGTATCTGATACAAATATTCAATGCTTTAAGGCAATCAAGGTACATTAAAACCAGGAGGGGGGCAAACGGAGGTTTTATGCTTGCCAAGAAACCGGAGAAGATAAGTCTAGCTGAGGTCGTGAGATTAATGGATGGGGCGCTGGCTCCGACGTTATCTGTGAGTAAATATTTTTTTGAAAGCAACCCACTAGAAAAGGAGAATAAAGTTATTAATGTTATGAAAGAGATCAGAGATTATGTTTCCAAAAAAGTTGAAAGCATAAAAATATCCGATTTGCTGTGA